The sequence cgAATCCTGCCCTGATCCGAATCCTGGCCTGGGTAAGTTCGTTACATAgtccgcccctccctccgtgTGGAGCGGACACACACTAACCTTTGTAACtggctgagatttcccaagcacatcaaccaaaacacactgttttaggtaaaatataaaacaaatttattaactacagaaagagagatttgaagtgattataagtagcaggcgTAGAGATCAGAGTTGGTTAcgtaagaaacaaaaataaaatacaaaataaaagagaGTTTATTTGCACAAAGGGGAACAGCTCCAACCAGAGAGACTGAGAGTCTCACTCAAAATAGCCATTTTCCTGGTGCTCAGGGCACTCAtgtgagatgtgggagacctgtgtttaagtccctgctccaaatcaggtaGAACAGAGATTTTAGAGCTGGGTCTCTCACGTCTCTCTCGGGCctggaagtctaaataataagatgggcgaactagagtgcctcgtattaaaagAGGATAtggatataacaggcatcacagaaacttggtggaatgaggctAATTAATGGGAcgcagtaataccagggtacaaaatctatcggaaggacagaacaggtcgtgctggtgggggaatggcactgtatgtgaaagaaagcatagaatcaaatgaagtaaaaatcttaaatgaaccaaactgtaccatagaatctctatggatagtaactCCATActcgaataataagaatatagcagtggAGGTATACTACCAaccatctgaccaggatggtgatagtgactgtaaaatgctcagggagattagagagcccataaaaatgaaaaactcaataaaaatgggggatttcaactatccctaaATTGActaggtacatgtcacctcaggacgtgatgcagagataaagtttctcgacaccttaaatgactgcttcttggatcaGCTAGTCCGAGAACTCTCACgaggagaggcagttcttgatttagtcaggatctgatccaagaagtgaatatagctggactgcttcgTAATAGtcaccataatataattaaatttaacatccctgtggtggggaaaacaccacagcagcccaaacacagtagcatttaatttcacaaaggggaactacacaaaaatgaggagggtaattaaatagaaattaaaaggtacagcgccaaaagtgaaatccctgcacgctgcatggaaactttttaaagacaccataatggaggctcaacttaaatgtataccccaaattataAAACATAgtgagagaaccaaaaaagtgccaccctggctaaacaaccaagtaaaagaagcagtgagaggcaaaacgGCATCCTTTAAGAAGTGGAAGTTAAATACtgttgaggaaaatagaaaggcgcATAAACTCTGGCACAAGTAGTGTAAATATACAATGAGGAGGCCAAAGAAGAATTTGAAGGACAGCTAGACAcagattcaaaaagtaatagcaacattttttttaggtaaatcagaagcaggaagcagcTAAACCACccgtggggccactggacgatcgagatgctaaaggatcagtcaaggacgataaggccattgcggagaaactaaatgaattctttgcattggtcttcacagctgagcatgtgagggagattcccaaacctaagccagtctttttaggtgataaatctgaggacctgtcccagattgagatgtcattagaggttttggaacaaattgataaattaaacagcaataagtctccaggaccagataggattcacccaagagttctgaaggaactcaaatgtgaaattgcagaagtactcactgtggtttgtaacctatcatttaaatcatcctctgtaccagatgactagaagatagctaatgtgacaccaatttttaaaaagggatccagaggtgatcctggtaattacaggccagtaagcctgacttcagcacttggcaaactggttgaaactatagtaaagaacagaattatcagacacagagattaacataatttgttgggggaagagtcaatatggtttaTGTAAAGGGCaagcatgcctcaccaatctgctacaattctttgagggggtcaacaaatatgtggacaaaggtgatccagtggacatagtgtacttagattttcagagagcctttgacaaggtcactcaccaaaggctcttaagcaaagtaagcagccgcgggataagagggaagatgctTTCATGGACtggaaactggttaaaagataggaaacaaaggtaggaataaatggtcagttttcagaatggagagaggtaaatagtggtgtcccccctGAGTCTGTACTAAGACCcgtcctgttcaacatatttataaatgatgttgaaaaaggggtaaacagtgagggggcaaaatttgcggatgatacaaaactactcaagatagttaagtcccaggcagactgcaaagagctactaaaggatctctcaaaattgggtgactgggcaacaaaatggcagatgaaattcaatgtagataaatgcaaagtaatgcacattggaaaacataatcccaactatacatataaaatgatggggtctaaattggctgttaccacccaagagcgagatcttggagtcattgtggatagttctctgaaaacatccactcaatgtgcaacagcagcCAAAacagcgaacagaatgttgggaatcattaagaaagggatagataataagacagaaaatatcatgttgcctctatataactccatggtacacccacatcttgaatactgtgtgcagatgtggtcaccccatctcaaaaaaaatatattggaattggaaaaggttcagaaaagggctaccaaaatgattaggggtttggagcgtctgccatgtgaggagagattaataagactgagtcttttcagcttggaaaagagatgactaaggtgggatatgatagaggtctataaaatcacgacaggtgtggagaaagtaaataaggaagtgttatttactccttctcataacacaagaaataggggtcaccaaatgaaattaataggcagcaggtttaaaacaaacaaaaggaagtattttttcacacaactcagtcaaactgtggaactctttgccagaggatgttgtgaaggtcaaggcTATAagaaggttcaaaaaagaattagatatatccatggaggataggtccatcaatggctatttgccaggatggacagggttggtgtccctagcctctgttttccagaagctgggaatgggcaacaggggatggatcacttgatgattccctgttctgttcattccctctgggacacctggcattggccactgtcggaagacaggatgcttgtgctagatggacctctgatctgacccagtatggccattcttatgtatgtTTTTATATCTCTCATGAGAAACCGCTGACCTGTCCTACACACCTCGCTCTGGGAGAGGGCTGACAGTCCAATGTGGAAAAAGGCACCTTTCTCCAGCCCATCAGCCAGGCCCCTAGAGGCccaaatcagtgggagttaggtgcttaaggaCCTTTGTGAACCACTCAGAAAAAACCCGTTGGATTAGGATTCCCCATGGACATCTCCTTtctgagatctatcagttagccagttctcaCTCCATCTAATAAGTGCTCTATTGATACTGTCCAGAGTTCATTTGTTAATCTgaatgtcatgtggtactaagtcaaacaACTTGCAATGGTCTAAGTCTATTCCATCTCCCCAGTTCCCTTTATCAAGCAGGTTTGTTATTGTCTAAAAAGGCATGAATTGTAGTCACACCCTCTAATTCTTGACTTCTAGCCTGAGACACCAGCAGATGGGCTCCAGGGTTTCtttcttctccatctcctttTTCCTCAAAGCAATTTCAACAGAGTTTTAATAACAGCTCAGGGAGAGAGTGAGCATGCTGAGTAGGATGTCAAAGGAAGCCAGATGTTCCCAAAGCACTTGCCACCAGAAGAACTCCACTGAGGAGGTACAGGCAATGTACGCTGGAGGAGAAACTGCTCATTCCTGCAGATGCCAAGGAAGAGAATAAGAAAGAATTACAGTGCgggaaggggctgggaggaggaggcaggaatATAAGCTCTGTGCTGCCCCCTAAAAGCATCAGATTGTCATTAATGTTCTTACCGGAGCTGAAAACGCATCTCCGGGTCTTGCATCTTTTCTCTGCCAAAGAAACCaacaacattaaaacaaaaactttcaCCCCCTTCTCTATGCAAGGCCAGGTGGCTCTGGCATAGGGACCTCATGGGGTTATGGGTATGGTGCCACCACGCTGACCTATGGGTGACCCCAGAAGAACCGGGCTGGATGAGGAACCAGCGGTGGTTGGGAAAGAAAGGGGCCAAtctgctgggcagcagggctccttGCCCTGGGGAGCTGTTTGGATTGAATTCTCCCGTGCTAAGCTGTCTCTTTTCAGACGTCATTGGGGGTCGTACAGAGGCACAATGCAGGGAGGCCCTTGGGCAACCCTACTCCTCTCTGCTTGGCTGCAGGGCTTCTACAGCCTGGGTCATGTGGTGGAAGAAGGAATTTCCATCCGTTGCTCTGGGCCATAACTATACCATTCTCCTGGAGCTCTGTGGGAGGTACAGGGTCAGGACCCACCAGGCCATGGGGGTCAGTGAATTTCTTGTCCACCGGGCACGCTATTATTTGTATTGGGGTAGAACATAAagggccccaaccaagatcagggctcaGTTGTGCTGGGTAGGGCTTAGATGCCATCCCTGGCGAAAGTGCTCAGTGTTTCAATAGCCtaggagagggagaaaggaattGCTCGTATCCCCCTATTACAGGCGGGGAGTTGCTCAGAGAGATTAACTCACTCGCCCAAGATTGTGCAGGGCGTCTGCAGCGGGGACGGGGCGTGAGCTCAAGCCTTCAGAGTCCTAGTTCAGTGCCTTGCCTACAAGACCGTCCGCCCCTGCCTCAGCTCCAGGCTGGAGCCTCAGGGCTCTGGGATAGGACCATTGTCTCGCATCGGACTGACACCCTTATCTCAGAGACAGctgccctcaccctctcctgacAGGCGCCAGCTGATGGCTGGGATGGGATGTGGGAAGGAGGCCCATCAAGACACTGAGTCTGGTCACACGCCCCACTCATAGGCACTGCCTGGGCGGCCTTCGCTCTCCCGCTCCAGTTTGGCGCTAAGCAAAATGGCATCAGCTTCATCCTGGTCCCACTTGAGGCCCAACCACAACCACAAAAccggagctggcctgggccagcggCTCAACTGGTGTCGCCTTGCagccagttcacaccagctggagatctggccctGTTTCCACCCGCAGACCCTTGTCTCGGACTCTCCTTCCACAGACTGAAACCCTAGCTCCAAACAGCTCCGACGCCAGAGGGAGTTCGGAGCGTATAATTGGGCCAGACTATCCCCCCAGTTCTGAATGCCCCACAGGCCAGTGGGAAGCTCAGACCAGGATCCCCAAGAGGCCACAGGGAGCGGGAGGCCACTATCCCTGTGCGTGGACATTACCTTTCACATACTCGCAGTTGTAGTTGCTGGAGCTGTCCAGGGACAGGAGCTGGATCAAGGTTCTGTCCTGAGCCCGGGTGAAGTTGGTGACTTTGAATTTCTCGAAGGGGGGGATCAAAACTTCATCCTCGCCGGGGAAGAAGGAGAAGTTCCTGATGTTGACCCCATAACAGGTCTTTATGGAGAAGAAGGTGTCCTGCCCAAACTGCAGGGCGCTCTCGTTTTTCAGGGACGTGGACGTGAAGTGGCCAAACCGGACGGGCTTGCGACTTTCGGCTTTGAAGCGGATGCCCCGGACTCCGCGGTACACCTGGTGGCACTTGGTGGGCTCAGAGGCCTTCAGGACCTGAAGGGCTCTGGTCAGGAGGAAGTGCAGGGTCTTGAAGTTGAAGTTGTTGAGGTAAAAGTCCCGGGTGCGGCCTGCCTCTCTCACGGCTGCATTGAACTCCTGGTGAAGGGGCTGCTTGTGCAGGGGGCCCTGGCTGGTGTAGGCCAAGATGGCGATGGCGTACTCAGGCTTGAAGTCCCGCGGCATGTAGCTCTTGTCCTTCATCTCTTTCCAGTTGGAGGCCGCCTCCAGCCAGGTTTCGGCATAGTTCCTGTTGTTGGCCAACTCGGTGCGGTTCAGctcccccagctcagcctgcaTCATGCTGGCACAGTCCTTGTACTGGTCGTCGAAGGAGCTGAGGGCCATGTCCAGGGCTGACTCTCTGACAGAGAAGAGGTCTCTCTTGCGGAGGGAGAAACACTGGACCTGAGGGCAGCAGGAGAACATGGTGACAGGCACTGGCAACAGATGGTGGAGCAGGTCTTAGCCAGGCTACAGGGACAGCAATAGCCAAGTGACAGAGATAAGGTGTTGGGAGCATGAgggaaaggatggtccagtggttagggtggtAGCCTGGGATGCTatctactctgccacagactccctgtgggaCCTTGGTCAAGTCCCTTGGTCTGTCTGGGCCTCAGGtctccatctgtacaatagggatacagctctgccctgcctgccagggtTGTGCATGGGTAAAcgggcagatcctcagcaggtgtcaatgagccacagaagtcagtggagctaggcTGACTTATGGCAGCTGGGGATCTAGCCCATAGAATTAGCCCTACACCCTGTTCATCTCAATGGAGTGTTAATGCTGAACCCTAATGATGATGACATTGTTAATTGTTTAACTGCTGCATGATTTTAGCAGAGCCACCCAGGGCGTACCTGAGGGCCTTCCATGAagatcccagccagcagcaggacaaagaCTGGTCTGAGACGCTCCATCTTCGCCATCCCAcgtctggaaaaaaaatacactCAGTCCACAGCCAGTACAGACCACGGCGACTCAGTGAGTGACTTATTCATACCAAGCTCCAATCTGTGCAAGAGACAGATGAAGAGCCACAGAGCACCTGGGAGATGATGGGAAGCGGTGGGGGGGTGAATGCACACCTGTCCAGGCCATTGTGTTCCCCTGCAGACTACAGATTTCTGGTCCTTTGCTCTAGCATCCCTATAGAATCTATTTTTTTCACCGTGAGGCCCCATGCAAGACCACAGCTTccgtgtgctaggtgctgtacatacacacacagcaaGAGAGAGTTCCCACCCTGGAGAATTTCCAATCTAAAGACACAAGGCCAGAAGAGTGGAAGTATTATCTTACAGACGGGGAACTGTGGCTCAGAGAGACTCAGGGAGATGATCCCACAGGACGTGTGAGGCTGAGCTTGCAGTTGATAGCAGATCTTCCCAATCCTAGCCCAGCGCTTTAACCATAAAGTCATCATCTTCTGCTAGGAGCCGGCTCAGAATTCATCGCTGCGAGAACAGCCCTGAAGCCAAAAGTCTGGGACCAGGGCTGCCTTTGGTCCCACAACGGTCGGTTCTTttactctctctctgtctccagtcATGCCAATCAATCAAGAGAGGCAAATCTGGAACTCAGAGAGGGAACAGCACCATGCACTGGGGTCCCGCAGAACATTAGAAATACTCAGGGATGACTGAACCACTTTGAGCAACACTGGAATCAACCTGGCTCGTCCCCTACACCACAATCGAGGCCATTTAGAGTGGGGGCtctcacaacaaaatttttggtggctTCAAAGTGCAGCCACCAAGTCTTGCTGGCGGCTGCTCTGACAATGTTTCCTAAAATCAgcgggtctgaatgagctctcccctgacatctgtGCTTCTGTTTGTCTTCATCCCCATACAAGGGAGTTAGTCTAGATGACCCTGGTAATCCCTTCTgaccctgtggttctatgattctgtgatctagTGACGCACTGGGgtaaaagacttcaggagcagaccatATTTGCATAGACACGCCCACTCTGCCTAGGTGTTCGGCGGGTGATCTGCTTTGCCAAAGGGATCTGTTTTGGTTGATTTTGAATTACCTGACGAGGCAGCGGACAGCACCGGGCGGGAGAGAGAACAGAGGCAGCAGCAAGTAGCAGCAGAGGTAAGAGCAGGAGCCATGAGTCAGTTGCAGAGGATGGCTGACCGCAGGAATGGCTTTGCTCTATATCCCCTTTTCAGGGCCGGGAGGCGCAAAGGACAACCAGCTGTGACCGGGGTGCAGCGGAGGGAGAGGGGAGCGGCATGTTCAAGGGACATTTGTTCATCAGACTTTCATGCTGCAAGGGtgagaaactgagtcacagggccctgcccagcgtgctgtggggtggggtgtttACTTATGGTCAGATGGAATGCGGGTGTGGCGTTGGCCCAGATTTATGCTGGGTTCCCTTTCCCTGTTAATAAAAGCTCTCTCTAGTAGTACACTTGTAACGCCGACACACCCCGGTCGTCAGTAGgtaggatcgaacctgggacctctggagcttagtgcatgagcctctacagcataaaataaaagccagctggctgttagctGAGGCTGTcaagcagactcatttaactttctctaagtggtctcagtgccatgagatgggacagagcaccacacccaggagatgtgtgggttacacactgacttgcgagaggggaagtcttgcctcttagaggtgcccagggttgtatttagttttcccagattcCTGGGcggggctcgagctggttctgCTTTGTGTTGTGAAGAGGAACCCCCTAGACACCAAACCTGGCCCTCCTTGCCGCCAACTCCACCCGGGAGAAGGGCTACATCACTCACAGGGGAGCCACAAAGGGAAACATTAAGGACCAAAGCCTCGCACAGGCTATGTTTGAGCTGGGAGGTGAGTCCCAGCTGGCGTAGATGTACCTGGGTACACCTTAGACATAGCCGTGGGTCTgtgctggcaggggcagcagcttgggctggCTGCCCGAGTACGTACCCCGGGGGTCAGGCGGGATTGTACTGGGGGTGGCTAGTGTGAGCTGCTACAaacatgctgctatttttagaggCTAGCGGAAGCAGAGCTAGCCCAGGTATGGCTATGCCAGCTGGCAATTGCACGGCCCAGCTCCGCTTGTCCATAGCAAAGACCACAGTGTGTACCACACATCACTTGCACGCTTCATCCTGGGTAAAGTTTGGGGCTTGGAACTgagtccccaccccccaccctgaggAGTCTGAGCCCATTCTCCTGGCTGCAGATGGTTCTCCATTCTGGGTTTCAGCAATTGACttggagtacttctggcaccttagagactaaccaatttatttgagcatgagctttcgtgagctacggctcacttcgtagctcacaaaagctcatgctcaaataaattggttagtctctaaggtgccacaggtcctccttttctttttgcaaatacagactaacacggctgttactctgaaaccagcaattGACTTGATTGCCAAGTGCTTGCCTGCTGGGTCTCTCTTCTTCTTTAACGCTTCAGTGCGAACGGCTACTCACCGCTCCCACCCTCCCCCCGGGCCCGGCCCCTGTGTTCACAGATGGCAGCGCAGTGCTTAGAGGGGCCGGGTGAGGTGTGgggcaggctggtggagcagccGGCGACTGCTGGGAGGCACGGGACTGGAGGCATGGGACTGCCGGCTAGGAGGCTcagcttctcctcccagctctgccaaactCTTCGCTGTGGCCTTGGATAACTCactccctgtgcctctgtttcctaaCCGGTAGCGCGGAGGGAGAACAGCACTAGCCTGGCTCTCAGGGCTGCTGTGAGGCTCAGATATTCCGATGTACCTGCCTCGACCAGCACAAAGCATCGTTCGCTCCAGCACACGGCACCTGGCCGCAGCAGCGATGCTGCTGAATGTCCAAGATATGTCTGCCCTGGGAACCTAGCGAGCACAGGCtgtacaaacccacctggaaCCCCAGGTAATTCCTCGCCTGGCCAGCCTGGGCTGCCACCACTTCTCTGCTTTGAGTCACCTAGCTCAGGTGTCGGGGCAGccggtttgtataatttttggtggtgctcaGAACAGGGTCCAAATCCCACCCACCCAACACACGCCTGCCTTGTAAGCCGatatatatgttttaaaataatgtaaaaatgtgaaggctctgggatggggtttggggtgtgggaggggcttagggctagggcagagggttggggtgcaggggtgagggctgtggggtggggtcggggatgaggggttcacgaTGAAGGGGGGGgtcaggtctggggcagagggttagggtgcagggggatgaaggctctggctggggatgagggctttggggcgtgggaggggctcagggctggggccgagagttggggtgcagggggtgagggctctggctgggggtgtgggctctggagtggggtggggctggggatgaggagtttggggtggagacaggctgccccagggctggggccagagaggaggactcccccagccctctccccatcagcagcagcgagctctgggggaggggccctctctcctcctccccgcaGCACACTCACCtcgcaccactgtcactgcacgtgcCCCTAGGGATCCTCTCCGGTCCAGAaagccccctcacctcccctgcaGTGGGTGCCATGGTGGGGGCTGCCATCACTTGTGTgactcctcccctgctgctgcccctcattgtgggtggggctgccccttgcccaccgtggggcaggagcggtgactgtgggcggggggggggccctgtgctggtggagggtcccgccggAAAAGGCAAGGGTCCGAGcagaggggcgggggcagggtcAGCCTGTTTCGGCACTAGTGGTTCGgaggcactaggaccctgcgggGGCAGTGGATGCCGGGAGCCAGCAGAGACAGGGACGCTTCGGGGCACGGGGGAGGCAGGAGGGGCCTGGGGACAGACCCGACCCCAAACATgggtggagcccgggcaccacgggcccatataactcgccgcccctgcTAGGTGCGACCCTGCGAGCTGCAGtttgggaaaggaactcccagcgTCAGAGCTGAATGCAAGGTGGAagggattgtttagcataaagaGTTAACACATGTTATAAGGGCCCAGTCAAGGTGAAGTTGAATCCCcttgcagtcacaggacaaacaccctgcagtcacaggacaaaaagagtgtgtgtgtggggggtggggtagtgggttacaaattgttgcaataaaccataaatccagtgtctctgctCAGTCCCCGATCACCATGCTCTCAACTGAACTCACTCAGGAAaaggataaaagacaaaaacacccaaTCTATCACCTGTGGGCGAACACTCCtcacaaaggtttcagagtggcagccgtgttagtctgtagtcgcaaaaagaaaaggaggacttgtggcaccttagagactatcaaattgatttgagcataagcttttatgagctacagctcacttcatcagatgcattcacaaaggccagggaagagaaacaaaaatgattcaaggcctagaaaacatgatctatgggggaagattgaaaaaattgggtttgtttagtctggagaagagaagactgaggggggacatgataacagttttcaagtacataaaaggttgttataagagGGAAGGACAAAATTTGTTCTCCTTAAcgtctgaggctaggacaagaagcaatgggcttaaattgcagcaagggaggtttaggttggacattaggaaaaacttcctaactgtcagtgtggttaagcactggaataaattgcctcgggaggttgtgaaatctccatcattggggatttttaagagcaggttagacaaacccctgccagggatggtctagataatatttagtcctgccttgagtgcaggggactggactggacgacctctcgaggtcccttccagtcctacgattctaacACTCTATAGCTGACCTTtcagtccttatcctcaaaggaaaccagcacaacactttcaaaagacaagcctgggagcttaaattcattactctgatAGATACTAAAACTCATGGCCTGAGCAGAGAcgctggatttatggtttattacaacgaTCTGTAACCTGTTAAcccccccttttttgtcctgtgactgcaggggtgttaacgggccacttcaccttgaatgggccTTTCCACTGTGTGCTAACTACACCAACCTTTCCACCTGGCATTATGCTGTGCCACTTTGACGACTCTTCCCAGCCCTGAAGGTCTGTGTgtggctggaaagcttgtctcaccaacagaagttggtccaataaaagatatgacctcactcaacatgtctctctaatatccgggGCCAGCCTGGCCACAACTGCACTGCATACAGGAAAACTCCCAGGCCTTTGTGTCTCCTGCACACATTTTATTGTGCAGCCCCTTCGTTTAGAAAACTCCGGTTCTACAAGTGTGTTTGGGCGTTCTCTAAGACTTTGATCAAATCAAGGCCCATCTGCATTAAACACCTTCATGCAAGACAGACGCCTTTCCTCAGCTTGCGCATGACTGTACTTTAGTGAGCTGCGAAGCGCGTGGGCCCTGTGCAACCGCAATATTTGCGTGGCGCACAAACCGTCAGCAAGTTGGAATACAAATATTCAGcttgcagaaagagagagaggcagcagcatATGCTCCGAGGGC is a genomic window of Lepidochelys kempii isolate rLepKem1 chromosome 1, rLepKem1.hap2, whole genome shotgun sequence containing:
- the ART1 gene encoding GPI-linked NAD(P)(+)--arginine ADP-ribosyltransferase 1, which encodes MSTRPQSEEQPLRHRNWGEQRRPSSSLPASGARRTQVPRADISWTFSSIAAAARCRVLERTMLCAGRGRRGMAKMERLRPVFVLLLAGIFMEGPQVQCFSLRKRDLFSVRESALDMALSSFDDQYKDCASMMQAELGELNRTELANNRNYAETWLEAASNWKEMKDKSYMPRDFKPEYAIAILAYTSQGPLHKQPLHQEFNAAVREAGRTRDFYLNNFNFKTLHFLLTRALQVLKASEPTKCHQVYRGVRGIRFKAESRKPVRFGHFTSTSLKNESALQFGQDTFFSIKTCYGVNIRNFSFFPGEDEVLIPPFEKFKVTNFTRAQDRTLIQLLSLDSSSNYNCEYVKEKRCKTRRCVFSSGMSSFSSSVHCLYLLSGVLLVASALGTSGFL